Proteins co-encoded in one Alphaproteobacteria bacterium genomic window:
- a CDS encoding 3-hydroxybutyrate dehydrogenase → MKGKAAVVTGSTSGIGHGIAAVLAQAGANVMLNGFGDTKEIEATRAGLAKATGAKIEYNAADVTKPDQVSAMIEAAHKAFGSVDVLVNNAGIQAVYPVEEFPLEKWDAVIATNLSAAFYGIRAALPLMRKKGWGRIINIASVHGLVASVNKVGYISAKHGIVGMSKVVALETAGSGITCNAICPGWVLTPLVQKQVDAIAERKKTSNEEATMELLGEKQPSKQFVTPEDIGQLALFLCSPAANQVTGAAWNIDGGWAAV, encoded by the coding sequence ATGAAGGGCAAAGCGGCTGTTGTAACGGGTTCGACCAGCGGGATAGGCCACGGCATCGCTGCGGTGCTGGCGCAGGCGGGCGCAAACGTGATGCTGAACGGCTTCGGCGACACCAAGGAAATAGAAGCCACGCGCGCCGGGCTTGCCAAGGCGACCGGCGCGAAAATCGAATACAACGCGGCGGACGTGACCAAGCCGGATCAGGTTTCCGCGATGATCGAAGCGGCGCACAAAGCCTTTGGTTCGGTCGATGTGCTTGTGAACAATGCGGGGATACAGGCGGTTTACCCGGTCGAGGAATTTCCGCTTGAAAAATGGGACGCCGTGATCGCCACCAACCTTTCTGCCGCTTTTTACGGCATACGCGCCGCGCTGCCGTTGATGCGGAAAAAGGGCTGGGGCCGGATCATCAACATCGCTTCGGTGCACGGGCTGGTCGCCAGCGTGAACAAGGTTGGCTATATTTCTGCCAAGCATGGCATCGTCGGTATGAGCAAGGTTGTGGCCTTGGAAACGGCCGGCAGCGGCATTACCTGTAACGCTATTTGCCCGGGTTGGGTGCTGACGCCGTTGGTGCAAAAGCAGGTCGATGCCATTGCGGAGCGCAAGAAAACAAGCAACGAAGAAGCAACGATGGAGCTGCTTGGGGAAAAGCAGCCGTCGAAGCAATTCGTGACACCTGAGGATATTGGCCAGCTGGCACTGTTCCTGTGCTCCCCCGCAGCCAACCAGGTAACCGGGGCGGCATGGAACATCGATGGCGGCTGGGCCGCGGTTTAA
- the purE gene encoding 5-(carboxyamino)imidazole ribonucleotide mutase, producing the protein MAVRKRKAAKKSGKKPQKVSVGIVMGSQSDWATMHHAAKILSDFDVRHEVRIVSAHRTPKRLYEYGAGAADRGLKVIIAGAGGAAHLPGMMAAITRLPVLGVPVESRSLAGLDSLLSIVQMPGGIPVGTLAIGKAGAINAGLLAVSMLAAHDEKLAAKLDKWRSRQTATIAMKPAD; encoded by the coding sequence ATGGCGGTCAGAAAGCGCAAAGCAGCTAAAAAAAGCGGCAAAAAACCGCAAAAGGTATCGGTGGGGATCGTTATGGGCAGCCAGTCCGACTGGGCCACCATGCATCACGCCGCTAAAATTTTAAGCGATTTTGACGTCAGGCACGAGGTGCGGATCGTGTCCGCGCATCGCACCCCCAAACGCCTCTACGAATACGGCGCGGGGGCCGCCGATCGCGGGCTTAAGGTTATCATCGCGGGCGCGGGCGGCGCGGCGCATCTGCCGGGCATGATGGCGGCCATTACCCGTTTGCCGGTGCTTGGCGTGCCGGTGGAAAGCCGCTCGCTCGCCGGTCTCGATAGCCTGCTTTCGATCGTACAGATGCCGGGCGGCATTCCGGTGGGCACGCTGGCGATCGGTAAGGCCGGCGCGATCAACGCCGGGTTGCTGGCGGTTTCGATGCTGGCAGCGCATGATGAAAAACTGGCCGCGAAGCTGGACAAATGGCGCAGCCGCCAGACCGCGACCATCGCCATGAAGCCGGCCGATTGA
- a CDS encoding 5-(carboxyamino)imidazole ribonucleotide synthase, giving the protein MKTIPPGGIIGMLGGGQLGRMTAMAAARLGYRVHVFCPEDDAPALQVCDMHVRGDFLDEKALTGFARNVDVITLEWENIPIKTLEVLSYARPVHPGAAVLRVAQDRVLEKTFARDHGLGTAAFRPVHSATELAAAAKDIGLPALLKSTRMGYDGKGQVLIAPGADMQKAWSDMGAPAGILEALVDFECEVSVIVARRADGAVAAYPPVRNIHRNQILAETRVPAGIAPAVAEEALKAATGMAAALDVVGLLAVEMFVLKQADKDGHRVLVNEIAPRPHNSGHWTIDACGCSQFEQLVRAVCGLPLGTTEPHSRAVMHNLLGSDVDQWQDWLKQPNARLHLYGKAEARPGRKMGHVTVVDKL; this is encoded by the coding sequence ATGAAAACCATTCCACCGGGCGGCATTATCGGCATGCTTGGCGGCGGGCAGCTTGGCCGCATGACGGCAATGGCCGCCGCGCGGCTTGGTTACCGCGTGCATGTATTTTGCCCCGAGGATGACGCGCCTGCGCTGCAGGTTTGCGATATGCACGTGCGCGGGGATTTTCTTGATGAAAAGGCGCTAACGGGTTTCGCCCGCAATGTCGATGTGATTACGCTGGAATGGGAAAACATTCCTATCAAGACGCTTGAGGTTCTGTCCTATGCCCGCCCCGTCCATCCGGGCGCGGCGGTTTTGCGCGTGGCGCAAGACCGTGTGCTTGAAAAGACGTTCGCGCGCGACCACGGGCTTGGCACCGCCGCCTTCAGGCCTGTCCATTCGGCAACCGAACTTGCGGCGGCGGCAAAAGATATAGGCTTGCCCGCGCTGCTGAAATCCACGCGCATGGGCTATGATGGCAAGGGGCAGGTATTGATCGCGCCCGGGGCGGACATGCAAAAGGCCTGGAGCGATATGGGCGCGCCGGCCGGAATTCTTGAAGCGCTGGTGGATTTTGAATGCGAGGTTTCCGTGATCGTTGCGCGCCGGGCGGACGGAGCGGTGGCCGCGTACCCGCCGGTGCGCAACATCCACCGCAACCAGATATTGGCGGAAACCCGGGTGCCTGCCGGCATAGCGCCCGCCGTGGCCGAGGAAGCCCTGAAAGCAGCCACAGGGATGGCGGCCGCGCTTGATGTGGTGGGGCTGCTGGCGGTCGAGATGTTTGTTTTGAAGCAGGCCGACAAAGACGGGCACCGCGTGCTCGTCAATGAAATTGCACCGCGCCCGCATAATTCGGGCCACTGGACCATCGATGCTTGCGGCTGTAGCCAGTTCGAACAGCTCGTGCGCGCCGTTTGCGGCTTGCCGCTGGGCACGACGGAGCCGCACAGCAGGGCGGTTATGCACAATTTGCTCGGTAGCGACGTGGATCAGTGGCAGGATTGGCTGAAGCAGCCCAATGCCCGGCTGCATCTGTATGGCAAGGCCGAAGCGCGGCCGGGGCGCAAGATGGGGCATGTAACGGTGGTGGATAAGCTGTGA
- a CDS encoding MFS transporter, which yields MAFNWSRDIGDRSTTYAILVCSLGWFVDIFDLILFSAIRVDSLRSLGLEGDAIVTKGALLLNMQFIGMLIGGLVWGIWGDKRGRIEILFGSILLYSIATIANAYVDTVAQYALCRFLAGLGLAGEIGASITLIAELMPKHTRGLGTGFAGAIGAIGGVVAGYVGTNIDWQSAYIIGGALGLILLFTRAKMAESDVFKRIEIKDSVSRGDLRLLVMNGHNLMRYISSILVGFPIFFLVAILMAFSPEIADALNIPGVLASRSITYGYSGLVLGEIAAALISQFLQSRKKVIFMWMGASVLLCIAMFVMAGMEVDMFYFIMFLMGISSGYWVIFNTAAAEQFGTNLRATVATTVPNLVRGSTVISTTLFVLLHEQFGILIATALVGFITFVAAFAGLLAIKESFGIDLNFYESATGKKIARAVDKEE from the coding sequence GATCCTGTTTTCCGCTATCCGCGTTGACAGCTTGCGCAGCCTTGGGCTCGAAGGCGACGCCATCGTGACCAAGGGCGCGCTTCTGCTCAACATGCAGTTCATCGGCATGCTGATCGGCGGGCTGGTTTGGGGCATATGGGGCGACAAGCGCGGGCGCATCGAAATCCTGTTCGGGTCCATCTTGCTTTATTCGATTGCGACCATCGCCAACGCTTATGTCGATACCGTTGCGCAATATGCGCTATGCCGGTTTCTTGCCGGGCTCGGGCTTGCCGGGGAAATCGGTGCGAGTATTACGCTGATCGCCGAGCTTATGCCGAAACATACGCGCGGGCTTGGCACCGGCTTTGCCGGTGCGATCGGCGCGATCGGCGGGGTGGTGGCCGGTTATGTCGGCACCAACATAGATTGGCAGAGCGCCTATATTATCGGCGGCGCACTCGGGCTCATTTTGCTGTTCACGCGCGCCAAGATGGCGGAATCGGACGTCTTCAAGCGCATCGAGATCAAGGATAGCGTTTCGCGCGGCGATCTGCGCCTTTTGGTCATGAACGGCCATAATCTGATGCGCTATATTTCCTCCATTCTCGTTGGGTTCCCGATATTTTTCCTTGTGGCGATCCTGATGGCTTTTTCGCCCGAAATCGCCGATGCGCTTAATATACCGGGCGTGCTGGCATCCCGCTCCATCACCTATGGCTATAGCGGGCTTGTGCTCGGTGAAATAGCCGCCGCACTCATTAGCCAATTTTTGCAAAGCCGCAAGAAGGTCATTTTTATGTGGATGGGTGCTTCCGTTCTGCTGTGCATCGCCATGTTCGTTATGGCGGGGATGGAAGTCGATATGTTCTACTTCATCATGTTCCTGATGGGCATTTCCAGCGGCTATTGGGTTATCTTCAACACCGCTGCGGCGGAACAGTTCGGCACCAACTTGCGCGCTACGGTGGCGACGACGGTGCCAAACCTTGTGCGCGGCTCGACCGTTATTTCCACCACGCTGTTTGTGCTTTTGCACGAACAATTCGGGATTTTGATCGCGACGGCGCTGGTAGGGTTCATTACCTTCGTGGCGGCCTTTGCCGGGTTGCTGGCGATCAAGGAAAGCTTCGGCATTGATCTGAACTTCTATGAATCCGCCACCGGCAAGAAAATAGCCCGGGCGGTTGATAAGGAGGAATAA
- a CDS encoding MFS transporter encodes MLAGFRAAFSDRKVTYAVIVAALGYFVDVYDLLMFSILRVQSLKDLGLEGEELLSSGVLLLNAQMVGMLIGGVFWGMWGDKRGRIEVLFGTIIMYSLANIVNGFVTDVNQYVACRFISGIGLAGEIGAGITLVSELMKKEYRGYGTTLVAAVGVVAPAFAVLSAEFLEWRAAYIFGGVMGLMLLVLRFRVVESGLFRKMLEKGHNSMADVRLLLLPRCFTRYIACILMGVPIWAAVGLLVTFTPEIAEALGLGSDVKASWPVVLYSIGIGVGGMASGLLSQHWRSRKLPIVIFLLGLFAASILLLGGILPTVSAYYAMFLPIGFFMGYWVVFLVASAEQFGTNIRATVTTSVPNFVRGATVPMTLAMTALKEHFSMVASVQIVVSVVCLLGLIGVMSLRDTFDVDLDYMEERQTKKKKKA; translated from the coding sequence ATGCTTGCGGGATTTCGTGCGGCGTTTTCGGACCGCAAGGTAACCTATGCGGTTATTGTTGCCGCCCTCGGGTATTTCGTTGATGTCTATGATCTTCTGATGTTCAGCATTTTGCGGGTGCAGAGCCTCAAGGATTTAGGCCTTGAAGGCGAGGAGTTGTTGAGTTCCGGCGTGCTTTTGCTGAATGCGCAGATGGTCGGCATGCTGATCGGCGGTGTTTTTTGGGGCATGTGGGGCGACAAGCGCGGACGGATCGAGGTGCTGTTCGGCACCATTATCATGTATTCGCTTGCCAATATCGTGAACGGCTTCGTGACCGACGTGAACCAGTATGTAGCTTGCCGCTTTATTTCCGGGATCGGGCTGGCGGGTGAAATCGGGGCCGGGATCACACTTGTCAGCGAATTGATGAAGAAGGAATATCGCGGCTACGGTACCACGCTGGTGGCGGCGGTTGGCGTGGTCGCCCCCGCGTTTGCGGTTCTTTCCGCAGAATTTCTTGAATGGCGCGCGGCCTATATTTTCGGCGGCGTGATGGGGCTTATGCTGCTTGTCTTGCGCTTTCGCGTGGTCGAATCCGGTTTGTTCCGCAAGATGCTGGAAAAGGGTCACAATTCGATGGCCGATGTGCGGCTGCTTTTATTGCCCCGGTGTTTTACCCGTTATATCGCTTGCATCCTGATGGGCGTGCCGATCTGGGCTGCCGTTGGCCTGCTTGTGACCTTTACGCCGGAGATTGCCGAAGCGTTGGGTTTGGGTAGTGACGTGAAGGCTTCGTGGCCCGTTGTGCTGTATTCGATCGGTATCGGCGTTGGCGGCATGGCCAGCGGATTGCTGAGCCAGCATTGGCGCAGCCGCAAGCTTCCTATCGTGATCTTCCTGCTTGGTCTTTTCGCGGCTTCCATCCTGTTGCTTGGCGGAATATTGCCGACGGTTTCGGCTTATTATGCGATGTTCCTGCCCATCGGCTTCTTTATGGGCTACTGGGTTGTGTTTCTTGTCGCATCCGCCGAGCAATTCGGCACCAATATCCGCGCCACGGTGACGACATCGGTGCCTAACTTCGTGCGCGGGGCCACCGTGCCGATGACGCTGGCCATGACGGCGCTAAAGGAGCATTTCAGCATGGTCGCGAGCGTGCAAATCGTTGTCAGCGTTGTGTGTCTGCTTGGCCTTATAGGGGTCATGTCGCTGCGCGACACGTTTGACGTCGATCTCGATTACATGGAAGAGCGGCAAACGAAGAAGAAAAAGAAGGCCTGA
- a CDS encoding diguanylate cyclase has protein sequence MSVIKPKPAIEATDILADAALTPEQRKAWNSFRDEAAAANKKIADLEKRIKHHMREELDEATAASMILTRPEFNREVARMLALDERYGGISSVLYFDFDNLPSLAEKYDRAIMNAAVRQVGEIMVRHVRSCDIVARLDATEFGVLLIRCDNDNAWRKGESLAVILQEKMAEVHGNPFELEVSFGAYTFQNEDDVTKGLHAAAGAMTTKKDRA, from the coding sequence ATGTCCGTCATCAAGCCCAAACCAGCCATCGAAGCCACTGACATCCTCGCCGATGCAGCCCTGACGCCTGAACAGCGCAAGGCATGGAACAGCTTCCGCGACGAAGCCGCCGCGGCCAACAAAAAAATCGCCGATTTGGAAAAGCGCATCAAGCACCACATGCGCGAAGAGCTTGACGAGGCTACAGCCGCGAGCATGATCCTGACGCGGCCCGAGTTTAACCGCGAGGTTGCGCGCATGCTCGCGCTCGATGAACGCTATGGCGGGATCTCGAGCGTGCTGTATTTCGATTTCGACAACTTGCCTTCGCTTGCCGAAAAGTATGATCGCGCGATCATGAACGCCGCCGTTCGTCAGGTCGGCGAAATCATGGTCCGCCATGTCCGCAGCTGTGACATCGTCGCCCGGCTTGATGCGACCGAATTCGGCGTCCTGCTGATCCGCTGCGATAACGATAACGCCTGGCGCAAGGGCGAAAGTCTTGCCGTGATCCTGCAGGAAAAGATGGCCGAGGTACATGGCAACCCGTTCGAGCTTGAAGTCAGCTTCGGCGCCTATACCTTCCAGAACGAAGACGACGTCACCAAGGGCCTGCACGCCGCAGCGGGCGCGATGACGACCAAGAAGGACAGAGCCTGA